The Rhizobium leguminosarum DNA segment GGGCCATCGAACGCAGGCCTGTCGAGACCGAAACGGTGCCGAGGCCTTCGAGGAAGCCCATTTCCTCAGACGTCGCCTCGCGATTATTGAGCTCGAAACGGACGTCGCCGGCCAGCAGCTCCTGCCCCTGCGAGGCAATCGTGTCGGTGATCGATTGCGAGACGGAATTGACGGCGGCGATCGCGCCCGTGCCGAGGGCGATACAGGCGAGGAAGATGTAGAAGCCGCGAATGCCGCCGCGCAGCTCGCGGAGCGCCAGGCGAAAAGCGAGCGAGACGCGCGGTGTGATGATGCTCATGCGATCGCCGCCTCGCTATGGCGGGCGGCGCTGTCGCCTTCGATTCTGCCGGAGCGAACGCGGATCTGGCGCGAGCAGCGGTTTGCTAGCGAGACGTCATGGGTGACGAGAAGCAGAGTCATGCCGCGTTCGGCCTGCTTGGAGAACAGCAGGTCGGCGATCTGGCGACCGGTCTCGGTGTCGAGATTGCCTGTCGGTTCGTCGGCGATCAGCAGAGGCGGCGAGGGGGCGAGCGCCCTGGCGATCGCCACGCGTTGCTGTTCGCCGCCGGAAAGCTGGCCGGGATAGTGGTTCAGCCGTTCACCGAGGCCGACCGATTTCAGCTCGCGATGGGCGATCTCGAAAGCGTTGCCGACATTGGCGAGTTCCAGCGGCACGGCAACGTTTTCCAGCGCCG contains these protein-coding regions:
- a CDS encoding ABC transporter ATP-binding protein is translated as MAKTIIELKGADLTLGSAAASVHVLKGIDLDIAAGESVGIVGPSGSGKSTLLMVLAGLEKLDSGEININDTPLHSLSEDQVADFRGRNIGIVFQSFHLIANMTALENVAVPLELANVGNAFEIAHRELKSVGLGERLNHYPGQLSGGEQQRVAIARALAPSPPLLIADEPTGNLDTETGRQIADLLFSKQAERGMTLLLVTHDVSLANRCSRQIRVRSGRIEGDSAARHSEAAIA